A window of Daucus carota subsp. sativus chromosome 2, DH1 v3.0, whole genome shotgun sequence genomic DNA:
ATGACCCAAAGCAAAGACGTAAAATGAACTGTCACGAAGATATGTTGGTAAGCTCGTCAAATCGTTCACAATGTACtttgttatttttacatatgcacacacacacaaacacacatatcATTTCCATAGTACAATTTAAGAAAGAAAACCTGAAACAACATAAATAactgtttttctttttatttttggctGCACTTATCCAATTCAAGAAATGGTGACGCAGAGTCAATTTGACtattaaacatattttatttttttttgctaaatgactATTAAACATATTTAAGCAGCAATATATTGAAGGAGCAAGTCAATTCAGTTATCCATTGACAATATATTTGTCACATCACCTCATGGGATTTTTGCTAGCTTCCAACGTAGTTGCTTCAGTACTACCATCGATAGATCCAAACACTCGGAACAAATTactgtaattttataaaatttatcagATAACATGATGATAGTGGCAATATACATAACTAAAGAGTTGCGTCAGACCTGTAAGAACCAGTTGCTACCCGCTGACCATCTCCGCTTAAGCAACACTCAAATTTATCAAAGATGGAGTCATTTTCATATAAATCACATAGCTGCATTAATTCAtcgttaaatattattaatttaattgcaAAAATATAGCAGCAGGGTTTTTCTTATAGTGATCCAGATATGATCACCTTTGGTCTTAGATACTCGTGAACCTGGAAGGTTGAAACTGGGCCCGAATCCATATTGATATCCCACAACTAACACCAAGAAAAGATGTAAAACTGTTAGAATCTAGATAGCAGTAATGCATATTTGCGTGTGCTCACGCATGTCAGTGAAAGagtgggagagggagggagagagcgaGAGGgcgggagagagggagagggagaggggggggggacTTTATACTACTCTTGCAAAAACTATACTAGCTCTCTGATAGAAGCAGGAATAACAGACTCAAGACATCCATATccattggataataatttttgtttctttcaagAAAACCTGTTGGATGAAAGCtgagtcatatatatatatatatatatatatatatatatatgggtgtgtgtgtgtgtgtgtaaatataTTAGGCAGATTAAAATACTGTAATAGCTTTAAACAGAAATTATAACACAGTGCACAACCAAGATCGCCCTGGCTTATTGACTGCCATCATCTGGATGAACTGCTACGCACTTTTTTGAAAAATAGACGAACCAAAGACAGTACTGCTTATCGGATACCATATACATCTTAATATCCATCTCCTCAGATACAGGATATAAGATGCTACAATtagataaattcataataacttTATCACTGAGTCAATAGCAAACAAAGATATCAAACCTTAAGGGTCATATAATCACGACTTAAGATATATCTTCCTTCTTTTCCAAACTTAATATCAGAAATAGAGGCGATTATCTCAGTGAAAAAAGATCTTGTACCAGGTGCTTCCGGTTCTTCGAATCTGTAGAAATTAGATACCAAGATCATAAATAGTGCAGATTGACAAATATAAACTCCACAAGTGAGGACTAAGGCTTACAGTTTACAATGCGTGTCGCACAAAGCTGATTGTCGCAAATCAATAAGACGAATCGACCCTTTCGAGCTACTATATGCCAACGTGTTGCAATGCGTAGGATGAAACTCTGCTGAGGTTATCACCTCTGCGACCAAAAATGTATACACATAATCGCTTGATAGAATAAAAAAGTAATAGAACTGCTTGTTTGGTGAAGATGAGGAGTTCTATTTTAGAAGAGCGTGTTCATAAAATCACAATCCATTGGTATTTTCACAATCATACCAGTTAGATCCTCCATATTTGCAGGTTTCACATCAACAATATTGAAACTCTGATTACTTATTTCTAAGTTCCATAAATTTATCCGCAAATCATCCGCTGAAACAAATGTTTCCCCATCACTGAAAGGTAAATAGCAGAACAGAGTAAGAAATATAAAAACCGAATTGCTATCGAATACACACTACTAGAGTATACACTaaggaaaatgaagctaagCTGCTAAGCATATAACAACATACATTCTAAATGGACAAAAAGTAATTATTAAAGGAGTACATCATCAACGTTTAATatcctatatattttttttggagattttttttcctttttttttggggggggggggggggggggggggggggggggggggggggggggtgattCCCCACAATTCAAACCATCTTATGtgtataaactataaattttatattccttcacaacacaaaaatatattcaGGCCATCATCATAATATTTAACAAACCTTATAGGCTACTATTGAGATCATTTTGCTGTGCCGAGGAGAAAATCATgtaccacacacacacacaaatatatataggtTGAGTCTCAGTGAGTAACTCCATATACTAGTAACCTAGTAACTATCTTTAAAATTACtcgtataattataaaaataaacggTCCTGATTTGTGACTAAGAAAGAAAGACATAATTATCATGTCCTGAAATTTTAGCAAATCAATAGATAGAAAAACAGCAGAACACTGAACACGTGCATGACTTTCTGTATTAAATTCTTAACTGACTGACGTCACAAAACAATTCTAATACGAAAatgataacaaaaaaaaaatctatattgAGCAAAATACAACACACAACATTCATAAACTTttcaaaacaaataataaacatTACAAGAACTATAAAAGTCATAAAccataatatatcaaattaaacaCAAATATCATAGATttaatacaaaaaagaaaacaaagaataCCTTGTTAATATagaacatataatatttatgacatACAAGAATTCAAAGAACATTCGCGAAAATTACCTTACTTAAAAAATACATGACACAAAAGATGTATACAGAAGTAAGAatgcatataaatttttatatcacattataaaaaaaaaaaagatataccGAATTTATATgtcacataattttttttataataattcgCGAACACCCAAAAAATTAAAGGATGCACAAAAAATAGTCAATTTATAGAacacacaaaaaataataagaacaaacaattataaaactcacattaaatattcaaaatctaaaaaaatgttGGCGGTGTAAAAGAAGTTTGAAAACAAATCAGCAATTGCACACACTAGTAATCATATGTATTCATAAGACTTGTGTATAGTATACTTATAACTGATATGAACTTTACATCCCATCCACTGATACATATATAATCTAGCCGTTTTTCACTGAGTTACCGAGTTAAGAGATCACAGCACCTAGCATGTAAgataattttgtttcttttctaTATATACGATCAGGATTAATTGTGTTCTGTGTGTTTTAGAGAATCTGTTCAtggatataaatattttctagatATATTCATTTACTCTTTACACTCGATTTGGTCATTAATTTACTATCACGGAAGagaataatataataacttGCATGGAAGAAAGGTGCAGTAACTACTATTACTCATGAGTAAATGTGTCATCAAGCCATTGAAACATAAAATCAGAATGATAGCAAAGATAATATCACATAAGGAGTTACACCTGTTATTTGAAATTGAGTTAATATGATAGTCATGTGCATGGGCATATACTCTTCTACATCGTGCCATGAGGCTGGTCTCATTGCTCGTCACCTACAAATTGTAATTAATATGAGTTAAACATGTGAATTTAGGTTTACAAGTTTGAGTATCATTCTTAAGTGTAAAATGCACTGTATTGTATCCTACATTCACAcacatttcaaaatatatattcaataaaaaaCCTGCATGGAGCAAAAATGGATGTTTTCAACTTGAAGTAACACTCTGAAATGAGTGTTCatttacaaaattacaaaaactGGTTTCAAGTAACCCTCTGATCTGGATACCTCGTGACCAAGTATGTTTTTTCCACTTCAACTGTGGCGGCAAAAATGTAGATGTAGTGAAACATATAACTAGAAGCTGTCAAATCAAGTGGAGAACACAAGTAATAACAAATACTCAAAAGGGGAGAAAACTCGAGGACAACAGGATTTGCTCATGCATAAATTCAAGTGCAGGACAATACAGTAAAACAAAGCTTAACCAACAACAAGAGAGTGTCCACCAAAATTATTCTAAACAATCCGGACATACAAATTGATATATTTCTGTTATCCTACATAACATTAATTAATGTTATGACTAATCATATTGTTTGCTTTGACATATATTAGTGCATTAACAAAAGATGATCAGGTAAAGTACAAATACCACAGGCAAACGAAGGGATGGAATCCCCCCTGGAGGGAACGAAAATTGATTGTTTGGTGTATCTGAACATCCTCCATTTGCAAGATACGAGCTTTGGCTGGAAGAAACACTAGAACTGTTCCCAGTACTTTTAGCAAGGTCCAAGTTCATCTCAGAGATCTTTTTGACCTTTCTCTCTTGAACCTATTAAACAAAGTATGACAGGTACAGGAGATCATTATTCCGCAAATATGGACcagaaatataattaataatctcGCAAGAGCCTTTACGATTAGCAGAATTTTCAGCTGTAAGCACTTTCTATCCTATAATAACTAATAAGCATCATGTCTAGCTTTACAGATATAAACTTTCTAGTTCTCTCAAGTAGTCTCATTATTTAGTCATGTGTGATTGTCTCTACATGCAAAAAGAACACATCAACTCTGCATTCACTCTAGTTGTACAAAAGAGCCTTTGTAACCATTTATATTTTCCAAAAGATTTCAATATCTGTAAAGACCATAATTACTACGAGCCAACAGAGCATacattcaaataataaaatgaagGGAATCAATTCAAACATCAGTCGAACTATGAGCTGCAACTCAAATTGAGTTAGATCAGGACATTATGATGAAttgttatatatacatatacatgtacatacacacacacacacgcagatatatatattaagaaatacAGTTCTAATGAATCTAGACAGTGAGATAAATTTCAGATCTTTTGCAATCCAAAAATGTATACCTGAATTCCAGCCAAATATATGTTTCTACAAAGAGATTGTTCTGGCCTGATACTTGATTATTACAAGTACAGTTACATAAAAATTTCACttagtaatatatataactattattTTTTGTCAAACGTTGAAACCATATccaataacatattttataataataataattagtaaTAATGTATATGTTATAACTTCTGGTTAGTCTACTAATCAGATATAACAAGTAACATATAAAGCAATTTTAAGAGGGTTGGGGTCGGAGttgttttcaatatatatagcagaaAATATGCATGTTGCTTATAGAAACAGAAATTGCCGGTATGCTCGGACCCCAAAAGATAATAAACCATCTACCTTCCAGTACTTAATGGTCTTGTCGTTAGTAGACAAAAGAAATAATGCACCATTGGCTGTTTGGCACCATCtaattttgttgattttctCCTCGATCTCTAAACTCTTTAGATAATCAAACTGGATGAAAGACACGAAACGTTAATGAAACAAAACAGTCTAAATTAGTTCAGGTCATATTAGTCTGCCTTCTGAACATAAAGCAACATACCTCTGGTTCATGGCTCTGAAACTCGGTCTTGTAGCGAAACTCTGGATGCCTACTGACCGGATAATCTATCTTCTCCAAATCCTTTCTGCTACTACCATGCTATGTACAGTAAGAAAATAATTCAAGATttggaaggaaaagaaaatgaagggaAATTTAGACTCGGCATATAATCTTCAGGCTCAAGTAATAAAATAACCTCTTTTGTGTCAGTCCTTTCAAATAACACTACTCTACCCCCACGATCACCAGTAGCAAGATGGTCACCAGATTTATCGAACTCAATAGCTGATATAATATCAACTGCAAAGTTGATAAAAACAAAGCAGTAAACCTTAGCTTACCAAGATACACTTCGCAAAACAGCGAAATCCAGAAATTGTGCAACGGAGAATTAACAGTATCCCAGAAGTGCATTTAAGATCTATCACATTTGTCATCATTCAACATGGACATGGTTGTAAACAAAGGATAGAGAAGGAAAATGTATGACTTTACAACACAAGGCACATTTTGCTTCTTGAAAACAGATAAATGAAATacctatataatatttaatttaacagCTATAGGAAATGGTATCAGCACGGTAAAACTAGAGAtatcaaaaaataacaaaaattactaTCCAGGTGACATAGAATATATCTATGAATGACTTTCTATTTCAAAGGTTAAAAATGACTTAAATACTTGCAAGGTAAATATTTCCTACACAGATGACTGCACTAACTATAAATCACATCTTGTATAAAGTATAATAAATCAAAGAAAGCACTTAGGGAAATATAATCAATTGCGGATGGCAACGGATCAGGTTTATCTAAATCCAAATATTTTGggtcttaaaattaaattcaaatccaaaactCAATATCCAAATCCATCGGGTTTATTCAGGTATTTAAAATCTttctccctccgtcccaatgagttatatatacatacggggtgtggcacggaggttaaaaaaaatgtaatttagtGAAGCGAAGTAataaaagtaggtaaagtggtgggaccaactaatatttaatgtataaaatggaTGTAttgtgagtaaagtggtgggaccaacTAATATTTACTGTATAAACTATAAAGTAGGTGTagtgaaagtagtgggtgtagttaaatttttatattatagattcttactacttttggaatgtatacaattgatgggatgTCCCAAAAAGTAAATtgtatagaaatgagtgggacggagggaataatatgattatataGTAAAGTACAATATACCAGGTAcgagaatttaatactttttaagcgagaaaaaaaatgttatatataaacGATTAAGTTTCATTagtaataatatatgaaataatttaaGGATAATAAATCGTTATGATTTTATGAGAGAACCAAATAATTTACTTTACAAAAACGAATCAACTTATTTGACTATCGAGtaataaagaaataaagaaataaatgaatatataacGTTGTAACttataactaatatatatatatatatatatatatatatatatatatagggtcctactctggtacaaaccatcttagcgtacaaactacaaactaaaattaaaaagtctctaaatcaaattgaaatatagcacatatggtatggaaattgatcgttgcgagatgaacaaaaatacagtgaagtcggatttcaaaaaatgttcaccgattaacgggaaaattcaaattaaaaacggaggggaATCTGCGGATCATGTGTGACAGGGTGTATATTAACTGGTGTGtggttgcccctgcggggccattggattagattcatccaagggcttatattaagtttgtagtttgtacactaacttagtttgtatttgagcacttccctatatatatatatatatatatatatatatatatatatcgggtTTCAAGTTTGGATTGGATTCGGATTGAGTTTCGGTCCGTTACacatcaaatccaaatccaaactcttTAAAGAATCTAGTCTAAGAAATAAATCCACATCCAAATCCACAATTTCAGGTTCTCGAATATCCACTTGGGTCACCATAGATCAAGTATCcatcaaatcagattattttgTCATCCTTAGTTTGGTTGAGGTTAAAGGTGGAGCTAAAATCATATATTGTATTAACGGATTTTTAAAATGTGTAGCAGAAACTATAATTAACAACCCAACTACCGAAACCAAGCAGTTTGGGTTTCGGTTGCTCTGGAACCACAGCTAAATTGTTTTCAATATTATCGACATCATTATACAAGAGACACAAAAATTCATGGAGCCTAGACGCAAACGCTAGATGCacattttacaatttattttaataataatttagggtatatatttacataggtttttaacataatttatacttcagaaaatattaaatcacactTTTGGGGCACACTCTGTTTATTCATATTTTGCTCAAGAGACTTGCAATACTGTAGTTCAAAATTGAGCActtgaaatattaatttttgtatttcattACACTTTGTTGCATTCCTTTAATTTGGTTTCCGTTAGTAATTCGGGGAGAAAATGCATTTTCTGTACTTGCAATTTATTCAAAAGAGACCACTAGCGGTAttacatttcaaaatattaagTAAAGTCCGAATATATTAAGTGCACTTCACGTAAAGTGCGGGTACATAAAGTACACTTTACACCCCAAATCACTAACGGAGTTAACCCAAACAGCCGGAATACAACAAATTGCAATCAATTATAAacattgattttaaattatgttattgTAACTGGCGTCTTGAGTAAAGTGCGAGTATACAAAGTGCACTAGACTCTTTGAGTTTTATAGGCTGAATTCCAGGCTTCCAACGTTATTAAAGCAAGCCTGATGCCATGCATACTTGGTTCTATTTGATTGTATTACTGTATTATAGCATCAAATGcagaaaaaaaatcaacattGTCAAAGGAGACTTGTCTTGATGGCTGACTGTTTCACTACTACCGAACACGATGAAATAATGCAATGCACATGTATACAAGCAATAAAAGTCGGGAGCGGAAGGGACTCTGTGTTATGATTAAgatgtatacatacatacacacacacacacacacacacacacacacacacacacacacacacacacatatatatatatatatatatatatatatatagagagagagagagagagagagagagagagagcactGTTAAATCCTCTTTTTGGTAAACATTTTTATAAAGAGAATGTGGATATGGAACACATAATAATCACGTGTCAAGAAGAGTGATAAGACATGTTTGCAAACCTATCATAATGATCTACTGACGCATAATACTACATGGTAGTAACATTAAACTTTAAAGTGCTATCTTAACATCATCCAGATTCTGGACATATAGTGCGGGAGAAATTTATCCGTGTGCAGTACCCCTGAAAGAATGGGATGGAAGGATATGCA
This region includes:
- the LOC108209505 gene encoding serine/threonine protein phosphatase 2A 55 kDa regulatory subunit B beta isoform; amino-acid sequence: MNGGVGEVAAAPAGPLPPLEWKFSQVFGERTAGEEVQEVDIISAIEFDKSGDHLATGDRGGRVVLFERTDTKEHGSSRKDLEKIDYPVSRHPEFRYKTEFQSHEPEFDYLKSLEIEEKINKIRWCQTANGALFLLSTNDKTIKYWKVQERKVKKISEMNLDLAKSTGNSSSVSSSQSSYLANGGCSDTPNNQFSFPPGGIPSLRLPVVTSNETSLMARCRRVYAHAHDYHINSISNNSDGETFVSADDLRINLWNLEISNQSFNIVDVKPANMEDLTEVITSAEFHPTHCNTLAYSSSKGSIRLIDLRQSALCDTHCKLFEEPEAPGTRSFFTEIIASISDIKFGKEGRYILSRDYMTLKLWDINMDSGPVSTFQVHEYLRPKLCDLYENDSIFDKFECCLSGDGQRVATGSYSNLFRVFGSIDGSTEATTLEASKNPMRRQVQTPARPTRSLSSSLTRVVRRGAESPGVDANGNSFDFTTKLLHLAWHPSENSIACAAANSLYMYYA